From one Trichocoleus desertorum ATA4-8-CV12 genomic stretch:
- a CDS encoding nitrate reductase: MTDPTKTLCPYCGVGCGLEVLPPAQAGKPTHRDSEGKPSWQVRGDRAHPSSQGMVCVKGATIAESLNKDRLLHPMIRDNLNQPFRRITWEEAYDAIVNRIQAVRFTQGPEAICMYGSGQFQTEDYYTAQKLLKGCLGTNNFDANSRLCMSSAVSGYIQSFGADGPPCCYDDLELTDCAFLIGTNTAECHPIIFNRLRKYHKQNRHVKMIVVDPRETATAQAADLHLAIRPGTDIDLLNGMAHLLMRWGYFDVSFIDECTANFPAFAQVIQDYTPEMTARRCGIAVEDLETAARYWGESQRVLSLWSMGVNQSSEGTAKVRTIINLHLMTGQIGKPGAGPFSLTGQPNAMGGREAGGLAHLLPGYRVVQNPQHRTELEQFWGLKPGQISAHPGRTAWEMITGLEQGDVGVLWIAATNPAVSMPDLERTKAALKRSPFTIYQDAYYPTETAEYAHLLLPAAQWGEKTGVMTNSERRVTLCQAFRDRPGEAKADWEIFAEVGRRLGFSQYFTFTTAAEVYAEFAQITRDRPCEMTGLSHERLRAQGPTHWPCRASGEVKPGEPARLYQDLRFHTPDGRARFGAYHSRGLAERPDPEYPLVLTTGRLYGHWHTQTRTGRIEKTRQMHPNPFLEIHPRDAAALELQDKDWVEVRSRRGLARFPVTVTKAIAPGTVFVPMHWGFLWADQAEANALTHPECCPDSKQPELKACAVQLIPMKAGASNLESLHSSARSSILAPSS; this comes from the coding sequence ATGACTGATCCCACTAAAACTCTCTGTCCTTACTGCGGTGTCGGGTGTGGCTTAGAAGTATTGCCACCCGCACAGGCTGGTAAGCCCACTCATAGAGATAGTGAAGGTAAACCTTCCTGGCAGGTGCGGGGCGATCGCGCCCATCCTTCGAGCCAAGGGATGGTTTGCGTCAAGGGAGCCACGATCGCAGAATCGTTGAATAAAGACCGCTTGCTCCACCCGATGATCCGCGACAACCTGAATCAGCCGTTTCGTCGCATCACCTGGGAAGAAGCCTATGATGCCATCGTGAACCGAATTCAAGCTGTTCGGTTTACTCAAGGCCCAGAAGCAATCTGTATGTATGGTTCTGGGCAGTTTCAAACTGAGGACTACTACACAGCCCAAAAGCTGCTCAAGGGTTGTCTGGGCACAAACAATTTTGATGCCAACTCGCGCTTGTGCATGTCTTCAGCCGTGTCTGGTTACATTCAAAGCTTTGGAGCTGACGGTCCTCCTTGTTGTTATGACGATCTAGAGCTGACTGATTGTGCGTTTCTGATTGGCACCAACACCGCCGAATGCCATCCGATCATCTTTAATCGCCTGCGGAAATACCATAAGCAAAACCGCCACGTCAAAATGATTGTGGTTGATCCGCGCGAAACAGCAACGGCTCAGGCTGCTGATCTGCATTTGGCCATTCGCCCTGGCACTGATATTGATTTGCTCAATGGCATGGCTCATCTGCTGATGCGGTGGGGCTACTTTGATGTCAGCTTTATTGATGAATGCACCGCCAATTTCCCCGCTTTTGCTCAAGTGATTCAAGACTACACGCCTGAAATGACAGCGCGGCGTTGTGGTATTGCGGTGGAAGATTTAGAAACTGCGGCTCGTTATTGGGGGGAATCTCAGCGAGTGCTTTCCCTGTGGTCGATGGGAGTCAACCAATCTAGCGAAGGTACTGCTAAAGTCCGGACGATCATTAACCTACACCTGATGACTGGGCAAATCGGTAAACCTGGAGCAGGGCCATTCTCTCTGACGGGACAGCCGAATGCAATGGGGGGGCGAGAGGCAGGTGGATTAGCTCACTTGTTACCTGGCTATCGCGTGGTGCAAAATCCCCAACACCGGACAGAACTAGAGCAGTTTTGGGGACTGAAGCCTGGACAGATTTCTGCTCACCCAGGTCGGACAGCCTGGGAAATGATCACTGGGTTGGAGCAGGGAGATGTTGGGGTGCTGTGGATTGCGGCTACTAATCCGGCGGTGAGTATGCCTGACTTGGAGCGGACGAAAGCGGCCCTCAAGCGATCGCCCTTCACGATTTACCAAGACGCCTATTACCCTACGGAAACTGCCGAGTATGCCCACTTGCTATTGCCCGCAGCGCAATGGGGCGAAAAAACAGGTGTGATGACCAACTCAGAGCGGCGAGTCACGCTTTGTCAGGCATTTCGCGATCGCCCTGGTGAAGCTAAAGCGGATTGGGAGATCTTTGCGGAAGTGGGGCGGCGTTTAGGCTTTTCTCAGTACTTTACCTTTACGACGGCTGCCGAAGTCTACGCTGAATTTGCTCAGATTACTCGCGATCGCCCTTGTGAAATGACGGGATTGAGTCATGAGCGATTGCGGGCTCAAGGTCCAACCCATTGGCCTTGTCGAGCTTCGGGTGAGGTTAAACCTGGGGAACCTGCGAGGCTCTATCAAGATCTGCGCTTTCATACTCCCGATGGTCGGGCACGGTTTGGTGCTTACCATTCCCGTGGCTTAGCGGAACGTCCTGATCCGGAATATCCTTTGGTGCTCACGACGGGTCGGCTTTACGGTCACTGGCATACGCAGACGCGAACTGGACGGATTGAGAAGACGCGGCAAATGCACCCGAATCCTTTTTTGGAAATTCATCCTCGTGATGCGGCGGCGCTGGAGTTGCAGGACAAAGATTGGGTAGAAGTGCGATCGCGGCGAGGGTTGGCGCGGTTTCCGGTGACGGTGACGAAGGCGATCGCGCCTGGGACTGTGTTTGTGCCGATGCACTGGGGCTTTTTGTGGGCAGACCAAGCGGAGGCAAATGCCTTGACGCATCCAGAATGTTGCCCCGATTCTAAGCAGCCAGAGTTGAAAGCTTGTGCGGTGCAGCTAATTCCGATGAAGGCTGGAGCTAGTAATCTGGAGAGTTTGCATTCATCAGCCCGATCGAGTATCCTCGCACCATCTTCTTAG
- a CDS encoding phosphate-starvation-inducible PsiE family protein, which translates to MRSLKKVTRQCTEAGSNENFLKFLANVEALVARALSIAMVLVLAVAVFDLCKFLVLQIFSAPFGSFGITLIEIFGLFLNVLIALEILENISAYLRQHVVQVELVVVTSLIAVARKIIILDFEKTTGVELIGLAIAIFSLSISYWVIRHVNAKAH; encoded by the coding sequence ATGCGATCGCTAAAAAAAGTTACCCGACAGTGTACTGAAGCAGGCAGTAATGAAAACTTTCTCAAGTTTCTTGCCAATGTAGAAGCTTTGGTAGCTAGAGCGTTGTCGATTGCTATGGTTCTGGTCTTGGCCGTAGCAGTGTTTGACTTGTGCAAGTTTCTGGTTTTGCAAATTTTCTCGGCTCCGTTTGGAAGCTTCGGCATTACTCTGATCGAGATTTTTGGCTTGTTTCTCAATGTCTTGATTGCGCTGGAAATTCTGGAAAATATTTCTGCTTATCTTCGGCAGCATGTGGTGCAGGTGGAGTTGGTGGTGGTAACTTCGCTGATTGCGGTAGCGCGGAAGATTATTATTCTCGATTTTGAGAAAACGACTGGGGTGGAGTTGATTGGTCTGGCGATCGCGATCTTTTCGCTTTCGATTAGTTATTGGGTGATTCGTCATGTGAATGCGAAGGCTCACTAA
- a CDS encoding nitrate reductase associated protein translates to MSHFFQFEADFVESLRCIPMQVRYKLDACGVKLKLQHWHQFMQGERQSLVDLPCGTEGEAASYREHLQQMVVEHMGQAASALPVEACPAWMDETVIPLSVQEKATETGVGLTLEQWRSLSPLQRFVLIKLSRSGHENSNFLPAMQEFQLVSAD, encoded by the coding sequence ATGTCTCACTTTTTCCAGTTCGAAGCTGATTTTGTCGAGTCTCTCCGTTGTATCCCAATGCAGGTACGGTACAAGCTAGATGCTTGTGGCGTTAAGTTGAAGTTGCAACACTGGCATCAGTTTATGCAGGGGGAACGGCAGTCTTTGGTGGATCTTCCTTGTGGGACGGAGGGGGAGGCTGCGAGTTACCGGGAGCATTTGCAGCAGATGGTTGTAGAACATATGGGGCAGGCTGCGAGTGCTCTTCCAGTGGAGGCTTGCCCTGCTTGGATGGATGAAACTGTGATTCCGTTGAGTGTGCAGGAGAAGGCAACGGAGACTGGTGTTGGGTTGACGCTGGAGCAGTGGCGATCGCTTTCGCCGCTCCAACGGTTTGTGTTGATCAAGCTCAGTCGATCGGGTCACGAAAACAGCAATTTTTTGCCAGCGATGCAGGAATTCCAATTGGTTTCAGCAGATTGA
- a CDS encoding HD domain-containing protein — MELQQVGLIFKALDFAARKHRDQRRKDLEASPYINHPINLVNLLWNTAGVSDPVVMAAALLHDTVEDTETTFAELKQEFGAEVEQLVREVTDDKSLPKQERKQCQVEQAAHLSQRAKLVKLADKISNLRDIMASPPADWSHDRKREYFIWAKQVVDQLRGANAQLESIFDGVYQQGIAQFSDR; from the coding sequence ATGGAATTGCAACAGGTTGGGTTGATCTTCAAGGCTCTGGATTTTGCGGCTCGTAAGCATCGGGACCAGCGGCGCAAGGATCTAGAGGCTTCTCCCTATATCAATCACCCGATTAATTTAGTGAATTTATTGTGGAATACGGCAGGTGTGAGCGATCCAGTGGTGATGGCTGCGGCGCTGCTGCATGACACGGTGGAGGATACTGAAACAACTTTTGCAGAGTTAAAGCAAGAGTTTGGCGCAGAGGTAGAGCAGTTGGTCAGGGAGGTGACTGATGATAAGTCTCTGCCTAAGCAAGAGCGGAAACAATGCCAAGTTGAACAGGCGGCACATTTGAGTCAGAGGGCTAAGTTGGTAAAGCTGGCGGATAAGATTTCTAATCTGCGCGATATTATGGCCTCACCTCCGGCTGATTGGTCTCACGATCGCAAGCGAGAGTATTTTATTTGGGCTAAGCAGGTGGTGGATCAGCTACGTGGCGCTAATGCTCAGTTGGAGTCTATCTTTGATGGGGTTTATCAACAAGGCATCGCTCAGTTTAGCGATCGCTAG
- a CDS encoding HAMP domain-containing protein: MNFISDLLRKITKTKERIDPFSLQFRLTVGIIGASVLGFGGVAIWTTWTTYQILIDSHKQSIVYLTDRLPRDVELYSEMIPVEIGLRRAINNVTNPNLLIWARAPDGSVLAQAETLKTERASQIVAAVDDLPWLPTKPQSSWINGSYLLISSEPLAVKGTRIGKLYIAQDITRDHSRFLGLIRSLTLVNLLAILALAVAIASYIRRSLQPLREMSQMTQVISVDDLGKAQLQLDSAPSEVTDLAQTFNMMLSRLSDSWTQQREFVSNVSHELRTPLTIVHGYLQSMQRRSQNLTEAQQEALDIAAVETDRIIRLLQDLLDLARADSGYLHLSWEPIDLAGLLREVASMAEQFGNHTIQVEIESLERNGAGTEPIYVKADRSRLRQVLINLIDNAVKYSEPIAPITLRLHQFDEFVSLQVSDRGCGIDLPHQTRIFERFYRVDEARSRSTGGSGLGLSIVKTLVEGMGGSITVRSKLGEGSVFTVTLPTPSLKL; the protein is encoded by the coding sequence ATGAATTTCATTAGTGATTTGCTCAGGAAAATTACTAAAACTAAAGAGCGGATCGATCCATTTTCGCTACAGTTTCGTTTAACTGTCGGTATTATTGGGGCGTCAGTTTTAGGCTTTGGTGGGGTGGCGATTTGGACGACTTGGACGACCTACCAAATCCTGATTGATTCTCACAAGCAAAGTATTGTCTACCTCACCGATCGCTTACCGCGTGATGTGGAGCTGTATAGCGAAATGATTCCGGTAGAGATTGGGTTGCGGAGGGCGATCAACAATGTCACTAATCCGAATCTCTTGATTTGGGCCAGGGCACCGGATGGGAGTGTTTTAGCTCAAGCTGAAACGTTGAAGACGGAACGGGCGAGCCAAATCGTGGCGGCGGTTGATGATTTGCCTTGGTTGCCTACCAAGCCTCAGAGTTCTTGGATTAATGGTTCGTATTTGTTGATTAGTAGTGAGCCGCTAGCCGTTAAAGGCACTCGGATTGGCAAGCTCTATATTGCTCAAGATATTACTCGCGACCACAGTCGGTTTTTGGGTTTAATTCGGAGTTTGACTCTGGTCAATTTGTTGGCAATTCTGGCGCTGGCTGTGGCGATCGCTTCCTATATCCGGCGATCGCTCCAACCCTTGCGCGAGATGAGTCAGATGACTCAAGTGATTTCGGTGGATGACCTGGGGAAAGCCCAATTGCAACTAGATAGTGCCCCCAGCGAAGTCACGGATTTGGCGCAAACTTTCAATATGATGCTGTCTCGTCTGTCTGACTCTTGGACCCAACAGCGAGAGTTTGTCAGCAATGTTTCTCACGAATTACGGACGCCGCTGACGATTGTGCATGGTTATCTCCAAAGCATGCAGCGCCGCAGCCAAAATTTAACGGAAGCCCAACAGGAAGCCCTCGATATTGCTGCCGTTGAAACCGATCGCATTATCCGGTTGCTGCAAGATCTTCTAGATTTAGCCAGGGCCGACAGCGGTTATTTGCACCTTTCTTGGGAGCCGATTGACTTAGCTGGGCTGTTGCGTGAGGTGGCTAGCATGGCAGAGCAATTTGGCAATCATACAATTCAAGTTGAAATTGAAAGTCTTGAGAGAAACGGTGCTGGGACCGAGCCGATTTACGTCAAGGCCGATCGCAGCCGCTTGAGACAGGTGCTGATCAATCTGATTGATAATGCGGTTAAATATTCTGAACCTATTGCACCCATTACTTTACGCCTACATCAGTTTGATGAGTTCGTCAGCCTCCAAGTGAGCGATCGCGGTTGTGGGATTGATCTCCCCCACCAAACCCGTATCTTTGAGCGCTTCTATCGGGTCGATGAAGCTCGTTCTCGTTCTACCGGAGGCAGTGGTTTGGGTCTGTCAATTGTGAAAACCTTAGTTGAAGGTATGGGAGGCAGCATTACGGTACGCTCCAAACTGGGAGAAGGCAGCGTCTTCACTGTCACCTTACCTACCCCATCTTTAAAGCTATGA
- a CDS encoding response regulator transcription factor — MTAPSAHILVIEDEVKLARFIELELSYEGYQVTLAHDGFTGLTTARDAKPDLIILDWMLPGLSGLEVCRRLRTTGDKVPVVLLTAKDEVSDRVAGLDAGADDYVVKPFSIEELLARVRAHLRRVQETDPDVLQFEDLILNRQTREVFRGDRAIELTAKEFDLLDFLMAHPRQVISRDRILEQVWGYDFMGDSNIIEVYIRYLRLKLEANQEKRLIQTVRGVGYVLRD, encoded by the coding sequence ATGACCGCTCCTTCCGCCCACATCTTAGTCATTGAGGATGAAGTGAAGCTAGCCCGCTTTATTGAGCTAGAGCTGAGCTATGAAGGCTATCAGGTCACTCTGGCCCACGATGGCTTCACGGGGTTGACCACCGCTCGCGATGCCAAACCAGATTTAATTATTCTCGATTGGATGCTACCAGGGTTGTCTGGCTTGGAAGTGTGCCGTCGCCTCCGCACCACAGGCGATAAAGTTCCGGTTGTGTTACTCACCGCTAAAGATGAAGTGAGCGATCGCGTCGCAGGGTTGGATGCAGGTGCGGATGACTATGTGGTCAAACCGTTCAGTATTGAAGAATTACTAGCGCGAGTTCGGGCGCATCTCCGGCGAGTGCAGGAAACTGATCCAGATGTTTTACAGTTTGAGGATCTGATTCTAAATCGCCAAACTCGTGAGGTCTTCCGAGGCGATCGCGCCATTGAACTCACTGCTAAAGAGTTTGATCTGTTAGATTTTCTCATGGCTCACCCCCGCCAAGTGATTAGCCGCGATCGCATTTTGGAGCAGGTTTGGGGTTATGACTTTATGGGCGACTCCAACATCATTGAAGTCTATATCCGCTATCTCCGTCTTAAACTCGAAGCTAACCAAGAAAAACGCCTGATTCAAACCGTACGTGGGGTGGGCTATGTGTTAAGGGACTAA
- a CDS encoding metallophosphoesterase — protein MHRLLTGPLSVDSLTIAIAGLPPALHNTKLVQFSDFHYDGLRLSDNLLTQAIAASNALEPDLVLLTGDYVTDEPEPIHDLVRHLKHLRSRAGILAVLGNHDLQEQHSQAEVTAALTSIGVQVLWNEVAYPLGADLPFVGLADFWSGKFAPTPVMTELDPALPRIVLSHNPDTAQILKKWRVDLQLSGHTHGGQVVIPGLGTISKLYEDIFYSIPKTIRSSIPSMKKHSHRVVQHWEWASGLHQVGDNLLYVNRGLGTYLPGRLFCPPEVTAITLIAQD, from the coding sequence ATGCATAGACTCCTGACTGGGCCGCTAAGCGTTGATTCTCTAACGATTGCGATCGCTGGACTCCCTCCGGCTTTGCACAATACGAAGCTCGTGCAGTTTTCTGATTTTCACTACGATGGTCTGCGGCTCTCAGACAATTTACTAACCCAGGCGATCGCTGCCAGTAATGCACTAGAGCCAGATCTGGTTTTGCTCACCGGAGACTATGTGACTGATGAGCCAGAACCAATTCATGATTTGGTACGCCATCTGAAGCATTTACGCAGTCGGGCTGGAATTTTGGCAGTCTTGGGCAACCACGACCTTCAAGAGCAGCATTCTCAGGCGGAAGTTACTGCGGCTTTGACTAGCATTGGCGTTCAGGTTTTGTGGAACGAAGTGGCTTATCCGTTAGGAGCTGATTTACCCTTTGTTGGTCTAGCAGATTTCTGGTCAGGGAAGTTTGCTCCCACTCCAGTGATGACGGAGCTAGATCCCGCGCTGCCCCGCATTGTGCTCTCTCACAATCCTGACACGGCCCAAATCTTAAAAAAATGGCGAGTAGATTTGCAGCTTTCCGGTCATACCCACGGCGGGCAAGTGGTCATCCCTGGTCTCGGCACGATTTCTAAACTGTACGAAGATATTTTCTACAGCATCCCTAAAACCATTCGTAGCTCGATCCCGTCTATGAAGAAACATAGCCACCGGGTTGTACAGCACTGGGAATGGGCTAGCGGTTTACATCAAGTCGGAGACAATCTACTTTACGTCAACCGGGGGCTCGGCACTTATCTCCCTGGTCGCCTTTTCTGCCCCCCTGAAGTGACCGCTATTACCCTGATTGCTCAGGACTAA
- a CDS encoding FTR1 family iron permease: MGNVKFAFSVEPSNPDQLESALKELQATNQKFIAGKFSSTTAPTTTRSNSVTIASLAQRLDRVEAALQKQDLATAISEVKSFQTDWVEVEGFVAGKSRQAYVAIENNMAKAYAALRSTPPNLEEAKTAIATLKTDLQPFAEKTLRYNLFDSAVILLREGMEALLVLVALCAFLVKSDNGDKSRWIWIGAGAGILASVLTALVIHLVFANIAVGSNRELLEGLTGLVAAIMLFYVSYWLHSKSSMGAWQGYIQEKTTVALAQNSVFSLALLAFLAVFREGAETVLFYIGIAPSISTFDLLGGLAVGSLILVVVAVLMLGLGLRIPLKPFFLFTSLLIYYLGFKFVGSGIHALQVAGLLPADTASFLPSVDALGLYPTWETTLVQLAIVLIALGVVLYNRSHAPRTDA, translated from the coding sequence ATGGGCAACGTCAAGTTTGCCTTTTCTGTTGAACCAAGCAACCCAGATCAACTGGAATCTGCCCTCAAGGAGTTACAAGCAACTAACCAAAAATTTATTGCAGGCAAGTTTAGCTCAACAACAGCTCCTACTACCACCCGCTCTAATTCAGTGACGATCGCGAGCTTAGCCCAGCGTTTAGATCGAGTTGAAGCAGCTCTACAAAAGCAGGATCTTGCTACAGCTATCAGTGAGGTCAAAAGCTTTCAGACCGATTGGGTCGAAGTAGAAGGTTTTGTGGCTGGGAAATCTCGGCAGGCTTATGTGGCGATCGAGAACAACATGGCTAAAGCTTATGCAGCGTTGCGTTCTACGCCGCCCAACCTAGAGGAAGCCAAAACCGCGATCGCCACCCTAAAAACCGACTTGCAACCTTTTGCCGAGAAAACTCTACGCTATAACTTATTCGACTCGGCTGTAATCTTGCTGCGGGAAGGCATGGAGGCACTTTTAGTCCTGGTGGCACTCTGTGCTTTTTTGGTCAAGAGTGACAATGGAGACAAGAGCCGCTGGATCTGGATTGGCGCGGGCGCGGGCATCCTGGCATCGGTTCTCACTGCCTTGGTGATCCACTTAGTCTTTGCCAATATTGCCGTTGGCAGCAACCGAGAACTCTTGGAAGGACTGACGGGTTTAGTCGCAGCCATAATGTTGTTCTATGTCAGCTATTGGCTCCACAGCAAATCTTCAATGGGAGCGTGGCAAGGCTACATCCAAGAGAAAACTACTGTGGCCCTAGCGCAAAACAGTGTCTTTTCTTTAGCCTTGCTGGCATTTCTCGCTGTTTTTCGAGAGGGGGCAGAAACAGTGCTGTTCTATATTGGCATTGCTCCCTCAATCAGCACATTTGATCTACTAGGTGGCTTAGCTGTAGGTTCTCTCATCTTGGTAGTGGTGGCAGTCTTGATGCTGGGTTTGGGCTTACGGATTCCCCTCAAACCCTTCTTTTTGTTCACTAGCCTGCTCATTTACTATCTGGGCTTCAAGTTTGTCGGTAGCGGCATTCATGCTTTGCAAGTTGCAGGTCTGCTGCCTGCTGATACCGCTAGCTTCTTACCCTCCGTTGATGCCTTGGGCCTCTATCCCACCTGGGAAACCACTTTAGTCCAACTGGCAATTGTTCTGATTGCCCTTGGAGTCGTGCTTTACAACCGTTCCCACGCACCTAGGACAGATGCCTAG
- a CDS encoding MOSC domain-containing protein, giving the protein MSTIEITQLFTYFIKGLTPHVCDRVSLQAGHGIPGDRGFALMYADAGLAELSDEVPWMRKNNFAMQADWPGLASLTCEYDPATAQLVVKQQGVELLAEATNTPLGRDRISAFFTGYLAALQPTATARHPEKAPLRLVGDGNSTRYPDRDPVHISLISQASLEDLSQKLGHEVDPRRFRPNILLTGIPAWEELSWVGKTFQLGTAQVAIAAPINRCPNIDVNPDTGIQDYSIFAALQPTLGHRQTGILATVIQSGMVAIGDRLIEVPSL; this is encoded by the coding sequence ATGAGCACCATAGAAATCACCCAACTGTTTACCTATTTCATTAAAGGGCTAACTCCTCACGTTTGCGATCGCGTCTCTCTCCAAGCAGGCCACGGCATCCCAGGCGATCGCGGCTTTGCTTTGATGTACGCAGATGCAGGTTTGGCGGAGTTAAGTGATGAAGTACCTTGGATGAGGAAAAACAATTTTGCGATGCAGGCTGACTGGCCTGGTTTAGCCAGCTTAACTTGTGAGTATGACCCAGCGACCGCCCAGCTAGTGGTGAAGCAGCAAGGGGTGGAGTTATTAGCTGAGGCAACTAACACACCTCTAGGGCGCGATCGCATTAGTGCTTTCTTTACCGGATACTTAGCTGCGCTCCAACCTACCGCCACCGCTCGCCATCCCGAGAAAGCACCTTTGCGCTTAGTCGGAGATGGCAACAGTACCCGCTACCCCGATCGCGACCCAGTGCATATTTCGCTGATTAGCCAAGCTAGCCTCGAAGACTTGAGCCAGAAGTTGGGGCATGAAGTTGATCCACGCCGTTTTCGACCCAATATCTTGCTCACAGGCATTCCTGCTTGGGAGGAATTGAGTTGGGTGGGCAAAACCTTTCAACTGGGTACTGCTCAAGTGGCGATCGCGGCTCCGATCAACCGTTGCCCCAATATCGATGTCAACCCAGATACAGGCATCCAGGATTACTCAATTTTTGCGGCCTTACAACCCACGTTGGGCCATCGCCAAACTGGAATCCTGGCTACTGTGATCCAAAGCGGTATGGTGGCAATTGGCGATCGCTTGATCGAGGTGCCATCCCTCTAA